Part of the Streptomyces sp. f51 genome is shown below.
CCGGCCGGAGCCGGTGGGTCAGAGGGCTTTCAGGGCCGCTGCCGTGGCGCGGGCCAGGCTGGGGAGGTAGCCCTTGGGGACCTTGGGGCCGCGGACGACCACCGCGCGCCAGTACAGCGGTCCCGACATCAGGTCCAGCGCGAGTTCGACGTCCACGCCCTCGCGGATCTCGCCCCGGGCGACGGCCGACGCGACGATCCCGCTCGACACCGACTGCTGGCCCTCCCGCAGCGCGGCCTGCATGGCGTCCGCGATCTCGGGGTTGCGGGCGGCCTCGGCCTGGAGGTCGGGGATGATCTGCCCGGCCACCGGGTGCCGGAGCGCACGCGAGGTGACCTCGTACAGCAGACGCAGGTCGCCCTCCAGCGAACCGGTGTCCGGTGCGGGAAGCCCCTGGACCGCGATCGCCGAGACCAGGTCCAGCACGAGGTGCAGCTTGGAGCGCCAGCGCCGGTACACCGCGGTCTTGCCGACGCCCGCGCGGCGGGCGATCCCCTCGATGGACATCCTGGCGTAGCCGACGGACGCGAGCTCCTCGAAGACGGCGGCGCGGATCGCCTCGGTGACGTCCTCGCGCAGGACGGCCGCACCGGCGGGAGCCCGGCGGCGCCGGGGCTTTCCGGCGGCAGGCGCGGGCGTGGGGGCACTCGCGGCTGTATCGGCGTTCGTCGTCATACGGACCAGCATAGGGCGTTACGACGAGACGGTTGCGTTCCGACGTCGATTGGGCCTACTCTCGCGTTACGACGATACGGTCCCGTTCCGACGCAAGAAAACGGCAAGAAACGCCGTCGGAAACGCCACGGGACCGACCGCGCGCCCCCACCCCCCGAGCGAAAGCAACGGATGTGAGCCAGGTCCTCAACACACCGCCCCCGATGGCGTCGCCGGCCCCCGCCGAGGACGCCGCGGCCATCGCCGCCCGGTACGGCCTCAGCGTCAGCGGCGCGCGCCCGAGCCTGCCCGCGTACGTCCGCCAGCTGTGGGCACGGCGTCACTTCATCACCGCCTTCGCCACCGCCAAGCTCACCGCCCAGTACAGCCAGGCGAAGCTCGGCCAGGTCTGGCAGGTGGCGAACCCGCTGCTGAACGCGGCGGTCTACTACTTCATCTTCGGTGTGCTGCTCGGCACCAAGCACGGCGTGCCGGACTTCGTGCCGTTCCTGGTCACGGGCGTGTTCATCTGGACCTTCACCCAGAGCTCGATCATGGCGGGCACCCGGGCGATCTCCGGCAGCCTCGGCCTGGTCCGCGCCCTGCACTTCCCGCGTGCCGCGCTGCCGGTGTCGTACGCCATCCAGCAGCTCCAGCAGCTTCTGTTCTCGATGGCCGCGCTGGTCGTCATCCTGCTCTGCTTCGGCGTTCCGGTGAGCGCGTCGTGGCTGCTCGTCGTGCCCATCCTGACGCTTCAGTTCGTCTTCAACGCGGGCGTGGCGATGGTCATGGCCCGCATGGGCGCCAAGACCCCGGACATCGCGCAGCTCATGCCGTTCGTGCTGCGCACCTGGATGTACGTCTCCGGTGTCATGTGGAGCATCGCCTCCACGCTCAAGCACAGCCACATGCCGCACTGGGCGATGATCGCCCTGGAGAGCAACCCGGCCGCCGTCTACATCGACCTGACGCGCTACGCGCTGATCGACAGCTTCCACGCCCACCAGCTGCCGCATCACGTGTGGGCGCTGGCGATCGGCTGGGCCCTGGTCGCCGGAGTGGGCGGCTTCATCTACTTCTGGAAGGCCGAGGAGACGTACGGACGTGGCTGACATGGCTGACACCCTCACGCAGGACGAGCGGCCCCAGGTCGCGACCGGCGCCCCCGCCGAGGCGCTCGTCCCCACCGTCGTCGTCGACCACGTGGACATCGTCTACCGGGTCAACGGCACCGGCGCGGGCCGGGGCAGCGCCACCGCCGCGCTCAACCGCATGCTGCGGCGCCAGCAGACCGAGAAGGCCGCGGGCGTACGCAAGGTGCACGCCGTCAAGGACGTCTCCTTCACCGCCTACCGCGGCGAGGCCATCGGTCTGATCGGCACCAACGGCTCCGGCAAGTCCACGCTGCTCAAGGCGGTCGCGGGCCTGCTCCCGGTGGAGAACGGCAGGATCTACACCGACGGCCAGCCCTCGCTGCTCGGCGTGAACGCGGCCCTGATGAACGACCTGACGGGCGAGCGGAACGTCTACCTCGGCGGCCTCGCCATGGGCATGTCCCGCGAGCAGATCAAGGAGCGGTACCAGGAGATCGTCGACTTCTCGGGCATCAACGAGAAGGGCGACTTCATCACCCTGCCGATGCGGACCTACTCCTCCGGCATGGCGGCGCGGCTGCGGTTCTCCATCGCGGCGGCCAAGGACCACGACGTCCTGATGATCGACGAGGCCCTCGCCACCGGTGACCGCTCCTTCCAGAAGCGCTCCGAGGAGCGCATCCGCGAGCTGCGCAAGACAGCGGGCACGGTGTTCCTGGTCAGCCACAACAACAAGTCGATCCGCGACACCTGCGACCGCGTGCTGTGGCTGGAGCGCGGCGAACTGCGCATGGACGGCCCGACCGAGGACGTGCTCAAGGAGTACGAGAAGTTCACGGGCAAGTAGAGACGTGGGCACATGACAGAGGCGGAGCCGGTGACGGCTCCGCCTCTGGTCGTTTCCGGGCCCCGGCGCCCGCTCAGCGCTCCAGGAACGCGAACAGCTCCTCCCACCTGCGGACGACCTCGTCCGTGGTGAAGCGCTGGACGTTCACGCGCGCGGCCTCGCCCATGGAGTCGCGCAGCGCCTTGTCGGACATCAGCGTGTCCAGCCGGCGGGCCAGTTCACCGGTGTTGCCGAGGGTGGCCAGCAGGCCGTCCTCGCCGTCCCGGACGATCTCGTGGACACCGGGCGCGCAGTCGAAGGCGGCACACGGAAGGCCGGTGGCCATCGCCTCCATGAGCGCGAGCGGGAAGCCCTCGCCGCGTGAGGAGAGCACGAAGACCGAGCCGCCGCGCAGCGCGCCCGGCACATCGCTCGTCCGCCCCATCCAGTCGACCGAGTCGTCGAGCCCGAGGGCGGTGCACTGCTTCCGCAGCATCTCCTCGTCCTCGCCCGAGCCGTAGATCCGCAGCCGCCAGTCGGGGTGGAGCGGGGCGACCTCGGACCAGGCGTCGAGCAGCATGTCGATGCCCTTCTGGTCCGTCAGCCGGCCCACGCTGACGACGGCGTTCTCCGTACGCGGGGAGGCCACCGCGGGCATGAACGGAATCGGGTTCGGCATGAAGGACGCGTTGTCGAGACCCTGCCCGATCCACAGGTCGGCGTCCTCGCGGGTGAGCGCGAGCATCCGGTCGACGTCCTTGTAGTGCTTCAGGACCCGCCGGAAGCGGGAGGTCGCCCGGGAGTACTCGAAGGACTCGTGGCTCATCCCTATGACGGTCAGCCCGGTGGTGTCGGCGAGCTCCACCCATTCCATGGCCCACACCTGGGTGACGATCACGACGGCCCCGGGCCGCGCGGCCCGGAACAGCGCGGTCAGCTCGGCGGCCTTGTCCCGCATGCCGGCGGCCCGTTCGGCCCGCAGTCTGCGCTCGGCGATGTCGAGCCGCCCCCTGACTCCCCGCGCCGGTCCCACCCGCGGCGGGTGGACGTCGTACAACGTCGTGGTGGGGTACGGGAGTTCGCCCAGTTCCTGGGGAACGGCGGGCTCGGTGACGCCCACCACGTGCACGCGGTGGCCGCGCTCGGTGAAGAGCCGCGCCATCTGGTGCGACCAGGTGGTCACACCGCCCAGTTCGTCGACGCTGTTGGAGACGAAGAAGATGTCCCGCTGCCGGCCGGTCATCCGCGCCTCCACTGCCCGAAGAACTGGTCGACGACCCCGCGGGCCGCCGTCCCCTGGTCGTACTCGCCGAAGTCGGCGAGGAACTGCTCACGCCTGGGCGCGTACTTGACGGACTGCTCCTCCAGCGAGCCGAGCGCCGCGTGCAGTTCGTCCTCGGTCCGCATCACGGGTCCCGGCGCCCTCTCCAGCAGGTCGAAGTAGGTCCCGCGGTCCTCGTGCACGTACGCCTCGTAGTCGTACGCGAAGAAGAACATCGGACGGTCGAGCAGGGCGTAGTCGAACATCACGGACGAGTAGTCGGTGATCAGCCCGTCGGCGAGGGCGAGCAGCGGCGTCATGTCGTGGTGGGCCGTGACGTCGACGACCCGGCCGCGCACGGACGGCGGCAGCACCACGTGGTTCAGATAGTGGGAGCGGACCAGGAGGACGTAGCGGTCGCCGAAGGTGTCGGCGAAGCGCTCGACGTCGAAGGGCAGCTCGAACCGCTTCTGTCCGTTGCCGCGGGTGCGGAAGGTCGGCGCGTACAGCAGGATCTGCCGGTCCTCGGGAATGCCCAGTTCGGCCGCCAGCGCGCCGCGTTCGCGCGCCGCTCCGGTCTCCTCGCGCTGCCGGGCCCGCACGAGGGCGTCGTTGCGCGGGTATCCCACCCGCAGCAGGGTCCGTTCCTGGAGCCGGAACGCCCGGGCGAGGGTGCGCACATCGTGCTCGGAGCGGATGAGGAAGCGGTCGAACCGGTCGAGTGTCCGCTGCTGTTCGGCCTGCTCCTCACGCGACTTGAGCTTCCACTCGGCCTCGTCGAAGCCCATCCGCTTGAGCGCGGAACCGTGCCACGTCTGGATGTACGTGGTGTCGGGCCGCTTGGCGAGCTTCAGCGGGTAGCTCTGGTTGTCGACCCAGAACTCGGCCTGCGCGAGCGCCCTGAGATAGGGCAGGGACCAGCGGCGTACGAGGGTGGCGTCGTCGGGGAAGCCGGCCGGGCTGTCGCTGTAGGCCCAGACCGGCTCGAACTCCAGCCCCTGGCGGCGCATCTCCTCGTAGATCGCCCGGGGGCTGTCGCTGTACTGGCGGCCCAGGTGGCTCTCGAAGACGACGAGTCCCTTGCGGACGGGCAGCCGGCTGAACACCTCGTGGTAGAGGCGGATCTTGGTCTCGCCCGAGGTCAGTTCCTTGCGCAGCGAACGGGCCTTGCGGTAGCCGGTCTTGGCGAGCGTTCCGGCGCGGCCGTGCACACCGCGCTGCACGAGGACGTTCGCCTTCTTGTCGGGGACCAGCCGGAAGGAGAGGTGTCCGCGCGAGGAGACGACCGGCTCGATGCGGTCGGCGACCAGCCGCGTGAGCCGCGGCCGCACGGGCGACTGCCCCGCGGCCAGGCCGGGTTCGGCGGCGGTGAGCCGGGTGGTGGTGCGTACGCCGTCGACGTCCAGGTGGAGCCGTACGTCCCACACGGCGTCCACGATGCCCAGCGGCCGCACGGCCGCGAGGCCGACCGAGCCCTCCCAGTCGACCGTGTCCCCGGCGTGGCGGACGTCCGCCACGGGGAAGCGGAAGGTCTGGAAGCGCACTCCGGGGCGGCGGGCGTAGAACTCCAGTTCACCGGAGAGCCGCGCGCCGGCCGGGATCACTCCGAGCGGGTTGGTGATGCGCCCGGCGAGCCTGACGGTTCCGCCCGTGCTCTCGTACGAGGTCAGCGCGTTGCGCAGGAACATGCGGTCGACCGGCTTGACGTGGTGCCCGAGGTCGGTGACGTCCAGGACGTGCCGGCCGAAGGGGTCGTCGAGGTGCTCGGCGCACCAATAGACACGGCCGTCGCGTTCGACCAGCGGCGAGGAGATCTTGTCGCGGTTGGTGAGCGTGTCCACGGCGGGCAGCAGGTTGTCCCAGTCGCTCACCTGGAGGAGATAGGCGCAGATGGCGTGGATGGGTTCGGTCTCGTCGAAGGCGGCCCGGTCGATCGACTCCAGGTACTGCCGGGCGATCGCCGCGAACTCCTCGCGGAACGCGGCGTCGCGGAAGGGCAGTTCGCGCAGGTGCAGCACGAGGTCGTGCTTGAGGAACTTGACGTCCTTGGCGAACTTCAGGTCCAGGTGGCCCTTGTCCGCGAGGAGCCGGTCGACCCGGCGGTGGATCTCCATGCGGTGCGTGAAGTTGGCGATCTCGTCACGCCGGTTGCTGATGGACTTCGCCTCGGCCTTGTCGGCGACCCTCCAGTCGTACACCCGGTTGGGGATGAGGGTGATGCGGCGGGCGCCCGCGTACGCCTGGGCGGAGAAGAGCAGGTCCTCGTAGTGGATGCCGACCGGGAAGCGCAGGCCCTCGTCGAGCAGGAACTGCCTGCGGTAGCACTTGTTGGTCGACAGGGTGTCGTAGACCATCAGGTCGGGCAGTTCGGAGATCGACTCCAGGGTCCGGGTGCGCTCGTACAGCCACGGATACCACTTGACCTCCTTGCCGGTGCGCGAGTCGACGTGCACCCGCACGCACAGACCGGAGACCAGGTCGGCGCCGGTGGCCTCGGCGGCCTCCAGCATGTTGCGGCAGGCGTTGCGCTCCAGGACGTCGTCGCTGTCGAGGAAGAGCACGTAGGTGCCGCGGGCCTCGGCGATGCCGCGGTTGCGGGGAGCGCCGCAGCCTCCGCTGTTCTCGGGCAGCCGGAAGGCCCGGACCCGGCCGGGGTGGGCCGCCGCCAGTCCGCGCGCCACCTCGTACGAGCCGTCGGTGCTCCGGTCGTCGACGATGACGACCTCGACGTCGTGCAGCGTCTGGTCCAGCACGGAGCGCACGGCGGTGGGCAGCCGTGCGGCGTCGTTGTAGACGATGACGACCACGGAGACGGCGGGCCCGTCCGGCTCGGCCCCTGAGGGGGAGACGGCGGGCTCTGTTCCCTGTTCGGCCATCGCGCGAGGTTGATCCACATTCATCCTATTAATCGTAGACAGTGCACCCCGGTGTGGGGTGTTATCGGCTGTTCTTCGCGTGTTGGAAAACCCACGTCCGGTACACCACGAAGCGGAACGCCGAGGCCAGGACGATCGACAGCACCTTGGCGATGTTCGAGCCGAGGGGGCTGTCCATCCCGAGACCGTGGTAGCCGATGTAGAAGAGCAGGCTCTCCATGGCGACGCCGAGCCCGCTGAAGGCGAAGAAGAGGGCGATCTGGCGCGGGGTGCGCGAGGCCCGGTCCCGGTAGGCGAAGTAGCGGAAGCCGAGGTAGTTCGTCCCCATGGCGACACAGCTTGCGGCCACCGTGGCGGCCATCGGGGCCCACTTCAGGCCGTGCAGCGCCAGGTTGAAGAAGAGGATGTTGACGGCGACACCGCTGCCGCCGACGACGGAGAACCGGGCCACCTCCATGACGAGCCGGCCGACCTTGCGGTCCTTCGGCGCCTTCGGGGCTCTCTGGGGACCGATGACGGGTGGCGTCGCCACGGGGGCCCGCCTTTCGGTGAGGTGTACTGCCACGAGTCCGGAACCTCCGCAGGTGTACCTGTCGACAAAGCCGCCGGTCGGGCCGTCGGTCGAACCAACCTTAAGCTAAATGTCCTATTTACCAGGTATAGGTAAATTACGAGCCGGAGTTTCGCGAGAGACGGGCAAGAAAGACCCATCCGCCCCACGGGAAACGGGGGCGCCCCGGGTCGTGATGACCCGGGGCGCCCCCGTCCGCCTGCTTCCTGGGCCCTCACGCCCGGGATTCACCTGTGGATGACGCTTCCTAGGAATGCGTGCGCAGCAGTGTCCTCATCGTCCGCATCGCCACCGAGAGGTTGGCGAGGTCGAACGAGTCCGAGCCCTGGATCTCGTCCAGGGTGGTGCGGGCCCGTCCGAGGATCGCCGTGTTCTTCTCCCGCCAGGCGTCGAAGCGCTGCTCGGGAGTGGACGATCCGTCGCCCACCGCCAGGACGTCGGCGGTGAGCGCCGCGTGGGCCGCGTACAGGTCCTCGCGGATCGACGCGCGGGCCATGGACTGCCAGCGGTCCGCACGCGGCAGCTCGATGATGCGGTCCATGAGCTGGGTGATGCCGAGACGGTCGGCGAGGTCGTAGTAGACCTCGGCGACGGCCATCGGGTCCCGGCCCATGCGGTCGGCCACCGAGACGATGTCCAGCGCCGGGAAGGCGGACGAGAACCCGGCCACGCGGGTGGCGAGCTCGTCCGGCACACCGGCGTCCGACAGCTCGTCGTAGATCTGCTGGTACCACTCCAGGTCCGCGCCGCGGACCAGCTTGGGCAGCTCCGACCAGACCTGCTCGACACCGTCGGTGAAGAAGCCGATCGTCTCGGCGAGCTGGAGCGGCTGCGGCCGGTTGTTGAGCAGCCAGCGCGTACCGCGCTCGACGAGCCGGCGCGAGTGCAGCCGGATCCGGGTCTGCACATCGGCGGCGACGACATTGTCGAGCGCCTCCACCGCGTCCCACACCGCGCTGGAGTTGAAGATCGCGCGGGCCGCGGTCTGCGCCCTGACGATCTCCTCGAGCGAGGCACCCGTCTCCTCGCGCAGACGGTGCAGGAAGCTCGTACCGCCCGTGTTGACCGTGTCGTTGACCAGGACGGTCGTCACGATCTCACGGCTCAGCGCGTGCCCCTCGATCTGCTCGCGGAACTGGTCGCGCAGCGCCGTCGGGAAGTACGCGAGCAGCAGGCTGTGCAGATACGGGTCGTCGGGCAGCGAGGTGGCGAGCAGCTCGACGGAGACCGTGATCTTCGTGTACGCGAGCAGGACGGCCGTCTCCGGACCGGTCAGACCCTGGCCGGCGTTGAGCCGCTCGCGGATCTGCCGCTCGGTGGGCAGGAACTCCAGGGCCCGGTCGAGGTGCCCCTCGCGGACCAGGTGGCGCAGGAAGCGCTGCTGGGCGTGGAGCATGCTCGGGGACTGGGCCAGCGCGTTGGAGATCGCCACGTTCTGCGCGTAGTTGTTGCGCAGCACCAGGGCGCCGACCTCGTCGGTCATCTCGGCGAGCAGCTTGTTGCGCTGCTTGACGGTCAGGTCGCCGTTGGCCACCACCGCGTTGAGCAGGATCTTGATGTTCACCTCGTGGTCGGAGGTGTCCACACCGGCGCTGTTGTCGATGGCGTCCGTGTTGATCCTGCCGCCGTGCTGGGCGAACTCGATCCGGCCGAGCTGGGTCAGACCCAGGTTGCCGCCCTCGCCGACGACCTTGACCCGCAGGTCGGCGCCGTCGACACGGATCGCGTCGTTGGCCTTGTCGCCGACCTCGGCGTTCGACTCGGCGGACGACTTCACGTACGTGCCGATGCCGCCGTTCCACAGCAGGTCGACGGGCGCCTGGAGGATCGCGCGCATCAGGTCGGCCGGCGTCATCTTCGCGACGTTCGACTCGATGCCGAGCACCTCGCGGATGTGCGCGTTGACCGGGATGGCCTTGGCGCTGCGCGGGAAGACGCCGCCACCGGCCGAGATCAGCTCGGTGTCGTAGTCGGCCCACGAGGAGCGCGGCAGCTCGAAGAGACGGCGGCGCTCGGCGTACGAGGTGGCCGCGTCCGGGGTCGGGTCGATGAAGATGTGCCGGTGGTCGAACGCGGCGACCAGCCGGATGTGCTCGGAGAGCAGCATGCCGTTGCCGAACACGTCGCCGGACATGTCGCCGACGCCGACCACGGTGAAGTCCTGCGTCTGGGTGTTGACGCCGAGCTCCCGGAAGTGCCGCTTCACGGACTCCCAGGCACCGCGGGCGGTGATGCCCATCTTCTTGTGGTCGTATCCGGCGGAGCCGCCGGAGGCGAACGCGTCGCCGAGCCAGAAGTCGTACGACTGGGCGACCTCGTTGGCGATGTCCGAGAACGTCGCCGTGCCCTTGTCCGCGGCGACCACGAGGTACGTGTCGTCCTCGTCGTGCCGGACGACGTCGGCGGGCGGGACGATCTCGCCGGCCACCATGTTGTCGGTGATGTCGAGCAGCGCGGAGATGAAGGTCCGGTAGCTGCGGATGCCCTCGGCCAGCCACGCGTCGCGGTCCGCGGACGGGTCGGGCAGCTGCTTGGCGACGAAGCCGCCCTTGGCGCCGACCGGCACGATGACGGTGTTCTTGACCATCTGCGCCTTGACCAGGCCGAGGATCTCCGTGCGGAAGTCCTCACGGCGGTCGGACCAGCGCAGACCACCGCGGGCGACCTTGCCGAAGCGCAGGTGCACGCCCTCGACGCGGGGCGAGTACACCCAGATCTCGAACGCCGGGCGCGGCGCCGGGAGGTCCGGGATGGCCGTCGGGTCGAACTTCATGGAGACGTACTCGTGCGGCGTGCCGTCGGCCGCCTGCTGGAAGAAGTTCGTCCGCAGGGTCGCCTTGATCAGGTGGAGGAAGGACCGCAGGATCCGGTCCTCGTCCAGCGAGGCGACCTGGTCCAGGGCCGCGTCCAGCTCCTCGAGCAGCGCGTCGGTCAGCTCGACGCCGGCGCGCTGGCGCTCCGGCGACATCCGCGCCTCGAACAGCGAGACGAGCAGCCGGGTGGTGTGGACGTTGTTGCGGAGGGTGTCCTCCATGTAGTCCTGGCTGAACGTGGAGCCGGCCTGGCGCAGGTACTTCGCGTAGGCGCGCAGCACCATCGACTGCCGCCAGTTGAGGCCGGCGCTCAGCACGAGGGCGTTGAAGCCGTCGTTCTCGGCCTGGCCGGTCCAGGTGGCGGCGAAGGCCTCCTGGAACCGCTCGCGGCCGTCGTCGCCGAGGTAGTCGCCGTTGCCGTTGAGGGACTTGGGCAGACGCAGCCCGAAGTCGTAGATCCACGCCGTCGTACGGTCCGAGCAGCGCAGTTCGTACGGCCGCTCGTCGGTGACCTCGACGCCCATGCGGTTCAGGGCGGGCAGGACCGCGGAGAGCGAGACCTGCTCGCCGGTGCGGTAGATCTTGAAACGGCGCTCGCCGGGCGCCGCGCCCACCGGCTCGTACAGGCTGAGCGCGAAGTCCTTGCTGGGCTCCTTGCCGAGTGCCTGGAGGTGGACCAGGTCGGCGACGGCGGAGCGCGGGGAGTGGTCGGCCTTGTAGCCCTCGGGGAAGGCGTTGCCGTAGCGGCGCAGCAGCTCGGCGGCGCGCTCCTCGCCGCACTCGGCGGTCAGCGCCTCCGCGAAGCCGTCGGCCCAGGAGCGGGCGGCCTCGACGAGACGCGCCTCGATGCGCTCCTTGTCGGAGTCGGACAGCTGCGGCAGCTCGGTGCCCGGCTCGACCCGGACCACGAAGTGCAGCCGGGACAGGATCGACTCGGTGTTCCAGGCCGTGAAGTCGACGCTGGTGCCGTTGAGCTCTTCCTTGAGGATGTCGATGATCCGCAGACGCACACCGGTGGTGTAGCGGTCGCGCGGGAGGTAGACGAGGGCCGAGTAGTAGCGGCCGTACTCGTCCTGGCGCAGGTAGAGCCGCAGCCGGCGGCGCTCCTGGAGGTACAGGACGGACGTGACGATCGCCCGGAGCTCGTCGGCGGGGGTCTGGAACAGCTCGTCGCGCGGGTACGTCTCCAGGATCTGGAGCAGGTCGCGGCCGTCGTGGCTGTTGGGCGAGAACCCGGCGCCGCGCAGGACCTCGTCGACCTTGCGGCGGACGACGGGCACCCGGCGCACGGACTCGGTGTACGCGGCGGAGGAGAACAGGCCCAGGAAGCGGCGCTCCCCGACGACCTCGCCGTTCTCGTCGAACTTCTTGACGCCGACGTAGTCCAGGTACGAGGGCCGGTGCACGGTGGCGCGGCTGTTCGCCTTGGTGAGGACCAGCAGCTTGTGCTCGCGGGCCTTGGCGCGGGCGTCCGCGGGCAGCCGCTCGAAGGACGGGCTGACCGGGTGGCTGTCCTCGCCGTGCTGCGGGTCGGAGCGCAGGATGCCGAGCCCGGTGCCGGGGACGGCGGCCAGCGAGTCGTCCTCGCGCAGCTGGTACTCGCGGTAGCCGAGGAAGGTGAAGTGGTCGCCGGAGAGCCAGCGCAGCAGCTCGCGGGCCTCCTCGACCTCCTGGTCGCGCAGATCGTCGGCGGTCGGCTCCTTGGGGAGCTCCTCGGCGATCCGCAGCGCCGCGTCGCGCATCTTCTCCCAGTCCTCGACGGCCTCACGGACGTCGGACAGGACGCGCAGCAGGTCCGCGGTGATCTGCTTCAGGTCGGCACGGTCGGTCTCACGGTCGATCTCGACGTGGATCCACGACTCGACGTGCGCGTCGTGCGGCAGGTCCTCGGCGGAGGGCCGCGTGGGCAGCACCTCGATGAGCTTGCCGGTGAGGTCGCGCCGGACGACGAACTGCGGATGGATGACGACGTGGATGCCCCGGCCCTGGCGGGACAGCTCGTTGGTCACCGAGTCGACGAGGAAGGGCATGTCGTCCGTGACGACCTCGACGACGGAGTGGCTGCATGTCCAGCCGTTCTCCTCGACGGTCGGCGTGTGCACACGCACGTTCGCCGTGCCCTGCGGCCGCATCTCGGCCAGTCTGTAGTGGGAGAAGGCCGCTCCGAAGACGTCGACCGGGTCGCGGTCGGTGAGGTCCTCCGGGGCCGTGTGCAGGTAGTAGCGCTGGAGGAACGCGAGCACGGTGTCCCGGTCGGGGGTGCCCTCGCCCGTCGTCCCAGTCGGTAGGTGCCCCCCGACCGGGCTGTTCTCAGCTACCCGGGCAGCCCTCTCGAGCAGCTCGGCCTTGGCTTCGTCCAGCTTGGTCTGCATTGTCCTCTGGCTCCTGTCGCGCGCCGTTGCGTGACGTTGAAGGAAATACGGTCTCGTGACTTCCGACGTGACGCCGCGACGCGGGGTGTCCGGTCCGGTTCGACGCTATGCCGGAGGGTGAGATGGGCGGAGGGGTATCGGTCAATCCGGAGGCCCCCGGAGTCAGTGGCGCCGCTCTGGGCGACGTCCGTTCCCCGGGTGATGTCGCCGTACGGACCGCGTCGCCGCGTGCGCTCGCCGTGTTTCCGCTCGCGCGTACGGCCGTCGCCATGATCCCGTTCCGCCCGTGAAGATCAGCGATTGACGCCCGGTCACGGATGTCGTCCGTGCGCTCCGGGCGCGGGGCAGGGGCGACGATGCCCCCGCGAGATATCGCGCTGATCACGCCACCAGGCTATCGCCCCCGACCGGGGGGTCGTCATGAGCCGTATGTGTACAAAA
Proteins encoded:
- a CDS encoding TetR/AcrR family transcriptional regulator, which encodes MTTNADTAASAPTPAPAAGKPRRRRAPAGAAVLREDVTEAIRAAVFEELASVGYARMSIEGIARRAGVGKTAVYRRWRSKLHLVLDLVSAIAVQGLPAPDTGSLEGDLRLLYEVTSRALRHPVAGQIIPDLQAEAARNPEIADAMQAALREGQQSVSSGIVASAVARGEIREGVDVELALDLMSGPLYWRAVVVRGPKVPKGYLPSLARATAAALKAL
- a CDS encoding ABC transporter permease codes for the protein MSQVLNTPPPMASPAPAEDAAAIAARYGLSVSGARPSLPAYVRQLWARRHFITAFATAKLTAQYSQAKLGQVWQVANPLLNAAVYYFIFGVLLGTKHGVPDFVPFLVTGVFIWTFTQSSIMAGTRAISGSLGLVRALHFPRAALPVSYAIQQLQQLLFSMAALVVILLCFGVPVSASWLLVVPILTLQFVFNAGVAMVMARMGAKTPDIAQLMPFVLRTWMYVSGVMWSIASTLKHSHMPHWAMIALESNPAAVYIDLTRYALIDSFHAHQLPHHVWALAIGWALVAGVGGFIYFWKAEETYGRG
- a CDS encoding ABC transporter ATP-binding protein, translating into MADTLTQDERPQVATGAPAEALVPTVVVDHVDIVYRVNGTGAGRGSATAALNRMLRRQQTEKAAGVRKVHAVKDVSFTAYRGEAIGLIGTNGSGKSTLLKAVAGLLPVENGRIYTDGQPSLLGVNAALMNDLTGERNVYLGGLAMGMSREQIKERYQEIVDFSGINEKGDFITLPMRTYSSGMAARLRFSIAAAKDHDVLMIDEALATGDRSFQKRSEERIRELRKTAGTVFLVSHNNKSIRDTCDRVLWLERGELRMDGPTEDVLKEYEKFTGK
- a CDS encoding glycosyltransferase, which produces MTGRQRDIFFVSNSVDELGGVTTWSHQMARLFTERGHRVHVVGVTEPAVPQELGELPYPTTTLYDVHPPRVGPARGVRGRLDIAERRLRAERAAGMRDKAAELTALFRAARPGAVVIVTQVWAMEWVELADTTGLTVIGMSHESFEYSRATSRFRRVLKHYKDVDRMLALTREDADLWIGQGLDNASFMPNPIPFMPAVASPRTENAVVSVGRLTDQKGIDMLLDAWSEVAPLHPDWRLRIYGSGEDEEMLRKQCTALGLDDSVDWMGRTSDVPGALRGGSVFVLSSRGEGFPLALMEAMATGLPCAAFDCAPGVHEIVRDGEDGLLATLGNTGELARRLDTLMSDKALRDSMGEAARVNVQRFTTDEVVRRWEELFAFLER
- a CDS encoding bifunctional glycosyltransferase family 2 protein/CDP-glycerol:glycerophosphate glycerophosphotransferase, producing the protein MAEQGTEPAVSPSGAEPDGPAVSVVVIVYNDAARLPTAVRSVLDQTLHDVEVVIVDDRSTDGSYEVARGLAAAHPGRVRAFRLPENSGGCGAPRNRGIAEARGTYVLFLDSDDVLERNACRNMLEAAEATGADLVSGLCVRVHVDSRTGKEVKWYPWLYERTRTLESISELPDLMVYDTLSTNKCYRRQFLLDEGLRFPVGIHYEDLLFSAQAYAGARRITLIPNRVYDWRVADKAEAKSISNRRDEIANFTHRMEIHRRVDRLLADKGHLDLKFAKDVKFLKHDLVLHLRELPFRDAAFREEFAAIARQYLESIDRAAFDETEPIHAICAYLLQVSDWDNLLPAVDTLTNRDKISSPLVERDGRVYWCAEHLDDPFGRHVLDVTDLGHHVKPVDRMFLRNALTSYESTGGTVRLAGRITNPLGVIPAGARLSGELEFYARRPGVRFQTFRFPVADVRHAGDTVDWEGSVGLAAVRPLGIVDAVWDVRLHLDVDGVRTTTRLTAAEPGLAAGQSPVRPRLTRLVADRIEPVVSSRGHLSFRLVPDKKANVLVQRGVHGRAGTLAKTGYRKARSLRKELTSGETKIRLYHEVFSRLPVRKGLVVFESHLGRQYSDSPRAIYEEMRRQGLEFEPVWAYSDSPAGFPDDATLVRRWSLPYLRALAQAEFWVDNQSYPLKLAKRPDTTYIQTWHGSALKRMGFDEAEWKLKSREEQAEQQRTLDRFDRFLIRSEHDVRTLARAFRLQERTLLRVGYPRNDALVRARQREETGAARERGALAAELGIPEDRQILLYAPTFRTRGNGQKRFELPFDVERFADTFGDRYVLLVRSHYLNHVVLPPSVRGRVVDVTAHHDMTPLLALADGLITDYSSVMFDYALLDRPMFFFAYDYEAYVHEDRGTYFDLLERAPGPVMRTEDELHAALGSLEEQSVKYAPRREQFLADFGEYDQGTAARGVVDQFFGQWRRG
- a CDS encoding GtrA family protein, which translates into the protein MATPPVIGPQRAPKAPKDRKVGRLVMEVARFSVVGGSGVAVNILFFNLALHGLKWAPMAATVAASCVAMGTNYLGFRYFAYRDRASRTPRQIALFFAFSGLGVAMESLLFYIGYHGLGMDSPLGSNIAKVLSIVLASAFRFVVYRTWVFQHAKNSR